CCACTGGAGGAACGACAACAGATACATCAAAAGGGATTACAAAAGTGGAAAATGCGGAGATCCATGATGTGTTCACTCCTCTCCACACCACCAAGGACAATGTTCTAATGTGGATCAAATAGAATTGGCCTCGATGACGTGGCCAAGAAAAATGGTGCATAGAAACAGAACTTGAGAGGAAATGAGGTATTGGAAATTCCACGAGGACTATGAGCATGACATGTAGGAGTGCTACGACCTAATGAAGGAggaggaaaaaaaagaaaaaaagaaagaagtgAAGGGAATCATCAATGTAATCATATGAGGAAGAACCTTGAGAGCGATCTAGAAAAGATCTATGGCGAAAATCATGTAGGTGTCCGAAAGGATGAGAGGAGAGTCAAGCAACGCAAGTATCGTCACCTTCAGACCAGAGGACGGAACGCACGTATAATGCCCATATAATGACGCGCTGGTAGTAGAAGGGATTATCAACAACTGTCTAGCAATGAAGTTGCTGGTCGACGAAGGAAGTGCATTCAACCTGATCACTTGGGAAGTGTATAAAGGAATCGGAATAAGAACTGGGAAAGCTCAAACACTGCCCAACGCCTATTGTCGGCCTAGGTGGGACACCCATCCAACCAATAGGCATGTCCGATATGATCCTGTAATTTGACAGAGGAGAAGAAACAACAAAGGAAATCAAAATCCAATTCATCATAGTTAACATGCCATTTGCATACAATGGGATACTGGGAAGACAATTCCTATATGACTCAAGGGCAATCATAGGCATTATGTACTTGACCATGAAGATACCAACGGCCAGAGGAATAGTCAACGTCAAAAGTGAGAAGAAGGTGGCTGTAAAGTGTTACTTGGTGGCAATGGAGGAGAAGGAAAGGGTATAGGCAGAAAGGAAAGGGGGAGGCGAGAGAAAATTGAAGGAGAAAGAACCAATAAGCAAGAAGAGTAAGAGGCAAGGTAGGCTACGAGTCGCAACGCTATCTATTGAAAAATCattaaagagaaaaatataaaaatcattttGAAGAAAATAGCAAAGCAAGCAACATAAATAGAAAGATGGGAAGATACGATATGCTAGGGCTATGACCCTCGAGCATGTCTGGGCCTGGTCCCTCAATTAcaacaaattagaaaaaaaaaacaatacaatataaccaaacaacaACAAATGGGACACACTCCTTAAATAAGGCAACATACAAAAcatatgagaaacatttctcATAAAGGCAACGGCCAAAACATATAAGAAACATTTCTCATAAGTCAACAGCCAAAACACTTGAGAAGCATTTCTCATATGGCAACGGCCAAAACACATGAGAAACATTTCTTATAAGGCAACACTCAaaataaaaggagaaacatcTCTTACAAAAGTGAAGTATATGAAGAAATACCCAAcacaaaacaagaaaataaaaagaaaaaaaaggagcGTCAGCCAAGCAACACAGCAACATCGCAAAACAACGAGGAAATGTAAAAGAAGAATCAACGTCTTATTACAAGAAAAAGAAGCAAAGGAGGGGCACAAACAGGGGCCACACTCCCTtatctaaataataataataacaataataaaaacaacaaaaacaagaaacaaGCAACAACACATCAGCTGTGTCTTCTTAGTTTGTGGAGAAGAGCTGGTGGAATCTTTTAAGAGTCGAGCCAAAGGAATAGTGGAAGAAGCGGCAGGACCCTTCAGAGGTTGAGCAGGCAGAAGACCAACAAAATTGTTTGCGGAAGAGAAAAAGAAGCAATAACACTACCATCCGCAGAGGTGGAAGGTCCAATAGGAAGAGGATGCCTCTTGTAATAACCTAGATTTCTAGGTATTACGTATAGTCCCACAAGGCATAACTGAATTAAGATCGAAAGTATCGAATTAAGATGGGATAATGAGTTTTTCGACcaaagcgggtctattggagatatcgtaaaataataatttaagcgaGAAATTATTGTTCGATAAATTGGGTCTGAGCGGGATtaaaaagaaaggaaagaaaTAAGATAAATGAATTGGAAAGCCtgagctaataattttcacgccaaggtccataaaatattattaataagttatcgtcaaagtttcgtaaatttacgaaatCGTTTTAAAGGTAAGCTCGACGATTAATTAAGGATAcgggttaaagtacaatttagccatttgagctaaaatggaattttagccaattataatttgaaatagttaataattgatCGGAAAAGGATTTCCGAGGGAGTTTGAAAAGttaagcacgacggttaatcgAGAATTTAAGTAAAGTGTAAATTAACCGTTTTGAgttaaagtggacttttagccactttaagCCTAAGTGAACTACACAACTTCATATGTAAGTTGTCTTCATCATTATTTTcttaagataagaaaataaatctCCTTTCTCCATTTTTGCTCCTAAAAACTGAACCCTCCCCCTATGATGCTAACCTTATGATTTCTTCACCAAACTTCAAAATTCTTGAAACAAATTGATCCTAAGGCTAAGTTAAGCAAGGTAAGGTCTCTATTTGATGGTTTTCATGGTTTAATTTGGTGAATTAAAGATAAGAAATTCTAGGGTTCTTGAGCAAATTTGGGAATTTGTTTGATTGTTTGATGTGAGGTGTTGATGAGCTTGTAATGAAGGATTTGACTTGATAGTGAAATTGGGAGCTAAACCTTCGGATAAGGGACATCCTCCAAGGTGAGCTCTAATTCTGAAATTATTGTGTTTTGAATGATGAAGTTTGATGAGAATTTAGGTAGGGTATTTGACAATTAGATATTGTTTGATGATTGATAATTGATAATTGATGGTAGTAGTTTGTAGAAATGGTGATTGAATTGTTAATATTTTAGTGTGAAAGGATGAAGATAGGTTCGGCCATGACGACAGTTTTACAGTCTCCAAAATCAGCTTAAAGAGGTAAAGTTCAGGCCGATTTCTGATACCTTCGAGGGAGAATCTCAATTCAAAGTCTAAACAGAAGTTGTAGACCACGTTTCCGACtgtaagaaaattaattttatttggtaAATAGGCACTTCTAGATAAGCAGTTCGGATAGCCGAAGTAGGCTCTAAGAGAAATTTTTGACAAGTTCAGTTTGACTTAAAATGTCAGACCAACCATTTAGATTGTtagaaattaatcaaatatagtttgataaaaaatatgattaaagaAGATGGTTAAAGTTGATATAAGGTAATTAGAAAGTTGACTGAAAAGTCAATATCGAGATTACTAAGATATGAGTAAAGTACCACGACTATGGAAAATACCAAAGCTGGTACCAGATAAAAGAATTAAGATTtgagaaaattcgaggacgaatttttataagaaggGAAGAATGTAGTACCCTGAAATTTaggtattttataaataagtagtgtgtctcattttaaattattaaaatgagaaaaataagaaatggattggaacaattaaataaaagaggacTTGAGTAGGTCGACATTGAAATttcaataagaaaatttcaataatagtATTCCATAAGAGaaatggaattgggttaaaaagatgaatatgagaaagtggctaaaaatacactattagccaaaattaaaacataagcTTTTAATCctcaaaaagtataaattaaatatattattgacgggaattagaatttatgaaaataatatcaataaattggttatcaataattattaaaacgaaatttggacgaaaaaaatgaaaaaagtacattttggttcaaattgaaatttgagTGTTTTTGaccaaaattgtcaaaataaattatcgaaAAGTAAGTTATAGGATATGGAaaagatattatttatttgaaaataaataatacagaATTTATCGGACCTAAAATATTTAGCCGGACCTAAAATATTTAGCGTTCGACAGATGAAAACGGACAATTTCTAAGTTAGAAATCGAAGCAGTTTAAGTCAATTTCTCTAAAGACCAAAAGGGGCTTttgtcataaatataaaaaccatTTAAATTGAGTTTTAAATTCAGAGAGTTGCTCTGAGCCGAACCaacttcatcatcttcatcctTAAGAAAACacattctttaatttttttaaaatttgtcatgTTATTTAGACAATTATTATATATAGACCtccttaattttaataaattttcaaataatatatataaactctTATTTTTTCCCCTTTAATTTCAATTTCTGATTATGCCCCTATTCATCTTCCAAAATTCGTCATTTAATTTCCCACCTCTTATTGAAATCCATCTTTTTTAATGAATGGtggttaattataatttaaatattcttaatttatccctataaattcataaattatatattcaattcAAACAATGAGTTTATAAATCCATTAGTTCTAAATACCGTGGATTTAAAATCTATCTATTCAgtaaaattcatgaatttcaAAAACCCTTAACCTAAATGGTGTCGTAGCCGCTCCAATCCTTGACCCGAGATGAACCATTCTTTAGTTTTGACTTCCTTCAGATCATACCTTTTTCTATTGAAGATTACAGACAACAGCTCGAACTAGAGTCTTCTTAAGCCTATCAGCAGTTCCTCTCCTGAGTAAACATTATTGATATcgtttttcataaaaattaacacataaatgaAGAAATATTATGCCCATAATGTAAAGTAatgataaaaatagataaataaaagtcaatatatgataaaatagattaaaaacaTGAAgtgataaaaataagataaaatttaggaataaatataaatacttagtatggataaataaatttttatattttaattttaatttgataaaagtattttaatatattctaTTAGTCCTATATGTCAAACGGGAAAGgtatttattgtaattttttataattaaattatcaaaaacataacGTAAGATATTTTTtggataataaaaataaattaaaagacttgatttaaattgcaaacACATACAAAAGTTTGAATAATTACTTATGTACGATAAGTTTAATACTTCATACCTATTAAATTGATATGTAAATTTTACTTTGGGTTATTCCATATTTTAGAATTATTTCTATTTTCTTAGAAATATTTTGcagtcaaaaaattaaaaaatgcacTCAAACATCTCAACTAGGCCAACACTCTTTAACGTATGCATCCTTTTTCTTTcaatctaaaattaaataaaatgaataagTAGTACAATATCCGAATACAAACACTAGAGGAACACTCCTCAATTTAAAAGAAGTCTTAATCACTCAAACCCCCCCCCCCTGCGCCCCTTTTATAAACATACCCCGACGTAGGAATTTCTCTAATTTTACCTTAATTTGcccttttatgtttcaattgtaccctaaagcattaaattgatctctaaTCACTTAAGAAAAGTTTCAAATAGTCCTCCATTTTTAGTCTCTATTAgaccctaatattattaataatataaaaaataaaagattattttaaactttttttataagtgaaaagaggtcaatttaatgttttggggtacaattgaaacacaaaagggcaaattagggtaaaattggagaaattcctaCATCATGGTAAATCTGCAAAAGGGGTTGAAGGTGGGGGGTTTTGAACTATTAACATTTAAAAGAATGAAAAAGCCCTAAAACAGACAgacaataaacaaaaagaatatTAATAAAGAAACCGAAATCAAGTAGCTCAAGGAGAGGAGGGCTACTCGACAAGCTTGTTGAAATTCCCTTGAGACTGGGCAAGCACATTATAAACAAGCTCGAACGAGATGATgcacaaataatttttataaatttaattttaccgattttttagaatttattattgaaatatttacctttaatatttttgatatattatgttttttttggaCCGTGGTCCAATATTTGTTTTCTTgcatatttgaaaaattatgagAAGCAATTGCTTCAAAAGATTTGTCGGCATGCGCATTTATATTTTCTAAAGTATAATTTGAAGAAtctaaatcaactaaatatGCGTATCTTTAAGAAGCCACTGTAACAATATCTATATGCGTTCTAAAAGATATTTGAGGAATAGTTCATGCATTAATGTTATTAGTATCACTAGCCAATAAAGTTTGACTATCATTCAAAGGAGCCTTTGAAACAACTTCAACAAAATTTATGTCACTATAATGGTCATATATAGGAGAATTTGCCTCGCTCAAAATTCACATATTGTTATGAATAGTGTGTGAATATTATGGATGACAAATTCAAAGTTACCTATCTAATTAGATGAAAATATTTCAACCCTCCATATTTGACATGcatgtaaatgcattaattacatggtgggtgaaattgcctataaataggttTCATTCCATGTAAAATTTACAAGTGAAAATATTCATCAAAGAAGTAAAATTCCTCCCAAATATTTGCTCTCTTGTTGCATTATTGTGAtcactaattattaattagtttagtctataaacattatttatattatcattaaatttataacacgTTATCAGCACGATCGTTCTATCAGTTTACGATCCCTAATTCAAGAAAATTCGGTAAAGTATTCCTAAGGTAAATCTCTAACTTTAATACttgtctaattatttaattaatggaAGGTTATACCTcctacaaattttatttacttaatatttaatttattatgtttatatctatgttattaatttttatatggaaGGCTAAGCCTCCTATAAATAAtcctttgataatttaattttaatcgttGATGCTTGAGTGGTAATCCCCTTGCTATAAACGATTTTATTTAGTTGACACTattagtataaatataaatatttttgtatcataattaatttaattcattgTTGTCTTcatctaaataattttattcaaaaaaaaatatataaaataacctaacggCTACATAACGGTAACAAACGGCTATATAACAGTAATAAAACGGCTATATTTTTCTCTATATATACTCACTTTACTATTTATTTTCACTACACAATTTTTCATCTCTTAATCTTCAAAAACTCAAAAATGAAGCTAttttggattattattattatgttacTTAATTTAATACTCATTGGTATATTTAATCTTCCGTGgaaagaattttatttatatttagatatttttgtatttattgttctaccTTTATTAAGTGTTgcaataattgttgattatgcatatttataagccaaaaatatgatggttgtacttgtttgtttaattttgaaaataaatgattattatttctatGCTTTTATCgcataaataaatattagctctaattatatttatttttcatgtgaTAGTTTAATCATGTCAAACCTTACAAAGCTTGAATTTACGGCACTTGATGTATCtggaaaaaattatttgtcaTGGATACTAGATGCAAAAATACATCTGCAAGCCTCTGGTCATGAGGACACTATTAAAGAGGGAAATAATGCCTCTACTCAAGATCGTGCAAAAGCAATGATCTTCCTTCGCCATCATCTTGATGAaggattaaaaaatgaatatctcAGTGAAGATAATCCACTTGTTCTCTGGAATAGTTTAAAAGAACGCTTCGACCATAAGAAGACTGTAATTCTTCCAAAAGCTCGTTATGACTGGATGCATTTAAGATTGCAGGATTTTAAAAGTGTTAGTGAATACAATTCTGCAATATTCCGAATTAGCTCAAAGCTAAAATTGTGTGGAGAAACAATTACTGATGaagatttattagaaaaaacatTCTCCACTTTTCATGCATCTAATGTGGTACTCCAGCAGCAGTATCGTGAGAAAGGGTTTAAGAAATATTCAGAGCTGATTTCTTGCCTTCTAGTGGCTGAGCAGAATAACGAGCTGTTAATGAAAAATCATGCGGCACGACCCACTGGTTCTGCTCCATTTCCTGAAGTAAATGCGAGCGCATATAGATCTCCTCGTGGTCGTGGTCGTGGCCGTGGTCGTGGTCGTGGTCATCGTTACGGTCGAGGTGGAAATAATTACAACCATGTCAGTTATAATAACTCCTTTAAGCATAAGAATCACCACCAAAAGTGGGATAAGAAGGAGGAGAAACAAGAAAACAGGAACAGTGGACAA
This region of Mercurialis annua linkage group LG1-X, ddMerAnnu1.2, whole genome shotgun sequence genomic DNA includes:
- the LOC130014909 gene encoding uncharacterized protein LOC130014909, with product MSNLTKLEFTALDVSGKNYLSWILDAKIHLQASGHEDTIKEGNNASTQDRAKAMIFLRHHLDEGLKNEYLSEDNPLVLWNSLKERFDHKKTVILPKARYDWMHLRLQDFKSVSEYNSAIFRISSKLKLCGETITDEDLLEKTFSTFHASNVVLQQQYREKGFKKYSELISCLLVAEQNNELLMKNHAARPTGSAPFPEVNASAYRSPRGRGRGRGRGRGHRYGRGGNNYNHVSYNNSFKHKNHHQKWDKKEEKQENRNSGQYKHQVKNVDSKLSMWHDWALVAYLSYAQTSC